The [Clostridium] celerecrescens 18A genomic sequence CAAGCCAGATGGCTCAGGGAAATTTTGATATTCCTCATGACCCTGAGGAATTTAAAGGGGAGTTCCGTTCCATACAGCTCGCCATACAGAATCTTACTGATTCCTTAAATGATGTCATGGCTAAAATAACCCAGTCCTCAGACCAGGTGGCCTCAGGAGCTGAACAGGTGGCAAGCAGCGCTCAGGCGTTAAGCCAGGGTGCGACCGAACAGGCATCCTCTATTGAAGAGCTGGCTGCTACCATCAATGATATTTCCAATAACATAAACCATAATGCAGAGAATGCAAAGGAAACAAACCAGCATGTGAGCAATACCGCATCAGAGCTGGAATATGGTAAAACTCAGATGCAGGATCTGACAAATGCCATGGAGGATATCAGCAATGCATCCTCAGAAATCGGAAAGGTAATCAAAACCATAGAGGACATTGCCTTCCAGACCAATATCCTGGCTCTTAATGCAGCCGTAGAAGCAGCAAGAGCAGGAGAGGCCGGAAAGGGTTTTGCAGTTGTGGCAGACGAAGTCCGCAACCTGGCCAATAAAAGCCAGGAAGCTTCAAAAAATACTACAGCATTAATTGAGCATACCCTGGCTTCCATTGAGGCTGGAAATCATATTGCCAAGGAGACTGCAAAATCCATAGAACGCATTGTCCAGTCTTCCAAAACAGCAGCAGACTTAGCATACCAGATATCCTCGGCATCAAAGGATCAGGCATATGCAGTTGCCCAGGTAACTCAGGGAATCGATCAGATATCAAGCGTGATTCAAACAAATTCCGCCACATCAGAGGAAAGTGCCGCAGCAAGTCAGGAAATGGCCGGACAGGCTCAGATACTTAAGCTTTTAATTGGAAAGTTTCAGTTAAAAGTCTAAAATAAAAAAAGGTGTCCAGAAGTCGAAATTATACTTTTGAGACACCTTTTAAATTTTCGTAAATATTCAGGCTGATTCAAAAACGACAATTATGTAGTCAGACCGAACCGTTCCTCCATAATCGCTCTTAGCCTGTCAACCGTCATTCCTGCATCAAGGCCGTTTTCATCAATGGTTATGTCGGCATATTTTTCATAATAAGGAACCCGTTCCTCATATAAGTCTCTTAAGGTCATTCCATCCTTTAAGACGACACCCCGGTCTACCAGATTTCCCAGCCGTTCTTCCACGCTTTCATAGCTAAGCTTTAAATAAACCACTGTACTGATCTCTTTTAAATGCTCCATAGCCTCTTTTCCATAGATCACGCTTCCGCCCGGTGCTATGACGCTATGACGGACATTAAGGCCGGCATTGATCCTGTTTTCCACAGCCAGGAACCCGTCCTGGCCCTCTTTTTCAATAATTTCCTTTAAAAGGCGGCCTTCCTGCTCCTGGATTACAATGTCCACGTCCACAAAAGAATATCCTAGGCGTTTTGCCAGCAAAACGCCTACTGTGCTTTTACCGGAAGCCGGCATACCGATCAGCGTAATGTTATTAAGCTTACTCGTCATTTGTTTTTCCTCCTGCCCATCGGCTTTTTTCCTGCCTTTTTCACAGAATAACCGAAACTTCCAAGCTTTTTCCCCAGTTCAAAATATTCCCCATGAGAATAGGAGATAAGTCCTGCCTCATTAAGGTGGAACTTCCCTTTTTCATCCATGTACCGGCTGTTTACGGTCACGCCAACCACCTCAGCCAAAAACAGGTCATGGCTTCCCAGGGGCTTGATTTCCACAACTCTGCAGGCTAAATTCACCGGGCATTCCTCTATTCCGGGTGCATTTACATGTTCCAGGGAACAAGGTGTCAGCCTCATTTGTGCAAATTT encodes the following:
- a CDS encoding shikimate kinase; its protein translation is MTSKLNNITLIGMPASGKSTVGVLLAKRLGYSFVDVDIVIQEQEGRLLKEIIEKEGQDGFLAVENRINAGLNVRHSVIAPGGSVIYGKEAMEHLKEISTVVYLKLSYESVEERLGNLVDRGVVLKDGMTLRDLYEERVPYYEKYADITIDENGLDAGMTVDRLRAIMEERFGLTT
- a CDS encoding flavin reductase family protein, which gives rise to MLYPVPAVMVSCQREGEKPNIITVAWAGTICSTPAMLSISIRPERHSYKIIKETREFVVNLVTKDLVRAADYCGVKSGREVDKFAQMRLTPCSLEHVNAPGIEECPVNLACRVVEIKPLGSHDLFLAEVVGVTVNSRYMDEKGKFHLNEAGLISYSHGEYFELGKKLGSFGYSVKKAGKKPMGRRKNK
- a CDS encoding methyl-accepting chemotaxis protein is translated as MLKKRKVGNRLLAAFLIVVLFSGLAGTIGILLIRTVNEKYHTELQDYGFAQGDIGSLGQAFQAHRATILYIIFSEDPTETANQKENLNKQIEVINEKMELVQGLMKTSSEKELYNKLTEKMISYEAVRSHTIELAATSPKEAMTTFRSQAAPLAAEIADTINTMLSDKSTTGDSRSVDLSRLTSIFIAIMGIIILISIVTSVIIAIAITRGITRPIDELKAVADRMAQGDLKCLLEYRSEDELGHLADSMRTMMGRLSYYMDYISSTTSQMAQGNFDIPHDPEEFKGEFRSIQLAIQNLTDSLNDVMAKITQSSDQVASGAEQVASSAQALSQGATEQASSIEELAATINDISNNINHNAENAKETNQHVSNTASELEYGKTQMQDLTNAMEDISNASSEIGKVIKTIEDIAFQTNILALNAAVEAARAGEAGKGFAVVADEVRNLANKSQEASKNTTALIEHTLASIEAGNHIAKETAKSIERIVQSSKTAADLAYQISSASKDQAYAVAQVTQGIDQISSVIQTNSATSEESAAASQEMAGQAQILKLLIGKFQLKV